The following are encoded together in the Coffea arabica cultivar ET-39 chromosome 1c, Coffea Arabica ET-39 HiFi, whole genome shotgun sequence genome:
- the LOC113739731 gene encoding uncharacterized protein, which translates to MGNAISPYCCQLSSSSIVKLIFYGGKTRVVSAGKASAGKIMFEFPDHMVCHADSFFIGHPIPVLDIDDELIAGETYFVLPLDCFTNNVLSASSLATLRRSISSGSKPAAVNFKECPFEHVKGTNGRVLIKVRPEFIIKLLTRDQETGDEDSRSLSPSHGFLCSTPELKKHYDQMVGSKDNAWSPKLETITEYKIRYSPCRFIGFERKQGEAEC; encoded by the coding sequence ATGGGAAATGCTATATCTCCTTATTGTTGTCAACTAAGTTCAAGTTCGATAGTGAAGCTCATATTTTATGGAGGCAAAACAAGGGTTGTCTCAGCTGGAAAAGCTTCAGCGGGAAAGATTATGTTCGAGTTCCCAGATCATATGGTTTGTCATGCAGATTCATTCTTCATAGGTCATCCAATTCCAGTATTAGACATAGATGATGAACTTATCGCAGGGGAAACCTACTTTGTTCTCCCTCTTGATTGCTTCACAAATAATGTCCTCTCAGCTTCTTCTTTGGCAACCCTAAGAAGATCTATCTCATCTGGTTCGAAACCAGCCGCTGTAAATTTCAAGGAATGCCCATTTGAACATGTGAAGGGTACAAATGGAAGGGTTTTGATCAAGGTCAGGCCAGAATTCATAATTAAGCTTCTAACAAGAGATCAAGAAACAGGTGATGAAGATAGCAGATCTCTTAGTCCTAGTCATGGCTTCCTTTGTAGTACACCGGAGTTGAAGAAACACTATGATCAAATGGTAGGGTCTAAAGACAATGCTTGGTCGCCAAAACTTGAGACCATCACTGAGTACAAAATTAGGTATTCGCCCTGTAGGTTCATAGGTTTTGAAAGAAAACAAGGAGAGGCCGAATGTTGA
- the LOC140005346 gene encoding uncharacterized protein, whose product MEEAGVFDVGFSGASFTWSNNRRGRARVSKRLDRFLVNGACSDLLDVISILHLARHPSDHAPLKISFADRSDNKPRPFRFSNVWTTKPELLEVIRQAWNQDVGGSPLRVLCSKLLATRRAIQTWNK is encoded by the coding sequence ATGGAAGAGGCGGGGGTTTTTGATGTAGGCTTTTCAGGAGCTAGCTTCACGTGGTCTAATAATCGAAGAGGTAGAGCTCGGGTTTCAAAGAGGTTGGATAGGTTTTTAGTCAATGGGGCTTGTTCAGATCTCTTAGACGTAATTTCTATACTTCACCTGGCAAGACATCCCTCGGATCATGCACcgttgaaaatttcttttgcgGATCGATCAGATAATAAGCCGCGACCTTTCAGATTTTCGAATGTTTGGACAACCAAACCTGAACTCTTGGAGGTCATTCGACAGGCTTGGAATCAAGATGTGGGTGGATCTCCGTTGCGTGTTTTGTGCTCTAAATTATTGGCAACGAGGAGGGCTATTCAAACATGGAACAAGTAA